One Gloeothece verrucosa PCC 7822 DNA window includes the following coding sequences:
- the moaC gene encoding cyclic pyranopterin monophosphate synthase MoaC, with protein sequence MQESIENKKLSHLNAAGEAQMVDVSGKTPTLREAIASGQVRMKVATFEAIVGGNAPKGDVLGTAKIAGIMAAKQTAQLIPLCHPLPLHKIEVQITPDAELPGYQIQATVTTKAETGVEMEALTAVSVAALTLYDMAKALDKSIQIEAIRLLSKTGGKSGNYRAD encoded by the coding sequence ATGCAAGAGTCGATCGAAAATAAAAAACTGTCACATCTCAATGCCGCCGGAGAAGCGCAGATGGTGGACGTTTCAGGAAAAACGCCAACGCTCAGGGAAGCGATCGCCTCTGGGCAAGTGCGAATGAAAGTGGCAACCTTTGAAGCCATCGTTGGGGGGAACGCACCCAAAGGAGATGTATTAGGGACAGCCAAAATAGCGGGCATCATGGCGGCTAAACAAACCGCTCAATTAATTCCCTTGTGTCACCCTCTCCCGTTACATAAAATCGAAGTGCAAATTACCCCTGATGCTGAATTACCCGGCTATCAAATTCAGGCCACTGTAACCACAAAAGCTGAAACCGGGGTGGAGATGGAAGCGTTAACGGCTGTTTCCGTCGCCGCTTTAACCCTGTATGATATGGCTAAAGCCTTAGATAAATCCATCCAAATAGAGGCTATCCGTCTGTTAAGTAAAACGGGGGGAAAATCGGGAAACTATCGTGCTGATTAA
- a CDS encoding DUF3181 family protein — protein MANTREIEALAAEIGENIYIDVAKWHLYLAEAHLHTLLAERVFPLIEEDELSSDAVVKVLNNIKVPLGGGKIELPLAELLPTKCQMTLVDLLEEFQKNR, from the coding sequence ATGGCTAATACAAGAGAAATCGAAGCCTTAGCGGCTGAAATTGGAGAAAATATCTACATTGATGTAGCTAAATGGCATTTATATTTAGCTGAGGCCCATCTTCATACCCTGTTAGCCGAACGGGTATTTCCTTTGATCGAAGAAGATGAGCTTAGTTCGGATGCTGTCGTCAAAGTCCTCAATAACATTAAAGTTCCCTTGGGCGGCGGAAAAATCGAACTCCCTTTAGCAGAATTGTTACCGACGAAATGTCAAATGACGTTAGTGGACCTCCTTGAGGAGTTTCAAAAAAATCGTTAA
- a CDS encoding NUDIX hydrolase: MGKESAYIEQSAVIPYRLRDGEIEILLITTRKKKRWIIPKGIVEPHMTPHASAAQEALEEAGIIGEVFSEVVGSYTYQKFGGTCRVKVFLLRVDLLQPCWLEDQDRDRRWFSLSQAIEQVQPVEIQKMLKKLPTRLQV; the protein is encoded by the coding sequence ATGGGCAAAGAATCTGCTTATATTGAACAATCTGCCGTTATTCCGTATCGCCTTAGAGACGGAGAAATCGAAATTTTATTAATTACCACCCGCAAGAAAAAACGCTGGATTATTCCCAAAGGAATTGTCGAACCTCATATGACTCCCCATGCTTCAGCCGCACAAGAAGCGTTAGAAGAAGCAGGAATTATCGGAGAAGTCTTTTCAGAAGTGGTGGGGAGTTACACTTATCAAAAATTTGGTGGGACTTGTCGAGTGAAGGTTTTTTTATTACGGGTGGATTTGCTACAGCCTTGTTGGTTGGAAGATCAAGATAGAGATAGACGCTGGTTTAGTTTATCACAAGCTATTGAACAAGTTCAGCCAGTTGAAATTCAGAAAATGCTCAAAAAATTACCCACTCGTCTTCAAGTTTAA
- a CDS encoding EcsC family protein produces MSRKNFECGYLEKYMGQVNYKIIHQLPGRLRVRIPRLLIDANYRDQLESRLESEQGITSFRLNDAAQSLMVCYDQKKCSSTTLQTRLTEAIELAALPSKRPPAIYLEANGLMRGSENLSDYEKQQIRGIHQWLCGELGLINQGLEQLFEPVGKIVEAMIPPPLVEKIFQTLESVTAHWPHEWKTLQDKAGVENHQQLQQVSLEVCDHLAQDVQHKAIAQAAVTGGLSGLLGGIAVEVDIPLFLLLMWQTIYKIGLCYGYTPDTEEDKQFAWAIIELAIADTPKERKNTFKYWFKLHQILYPQIIEDLVEESAEAQTTKVISSQLIKQLITYQIESESGEGIPVLGCLFGASAEASLIKAVSRAAYRTFQTRWLIDHQKLKLCFEGNSI; encoded by the coding sequence ATGAGCAGAAAGAACTTTGAATGTGGCTATTTAGAAAAATATATGGGACAAGTTAATTACAAAATTATCCACCAGCTACCCGGGCGACTTCGCGTGCGAATTCCACGTTTATTGATAGATGCAAATTACCGAGATCAACTCGAAAGCCGCTTGGAGTCAGAGCAGGGGATCACCAGTTTTCGTCTTAATGATGCGGCTCAATCTCTAATGGTCTGCTACGATCAAAAAAAATGCTCCTCAACAACATTGCAGACTCGATTAACCGAAGCCATTGAGTTAGCGGCTTTGCCTTCGAAGCGACCACCGGCAATTTATTTAGAGGCAAACGGGTTGATGAGAGGGAGTGAAAATTTAAGTGATTATGAAAAGCAGCAAATTCGAGGGATTCATCAATGGCTGTGTGGTGAGTTAGGGTTGATTAACCAAGGACTTGAGCAATTATTTGAGCCGGTGGGGAAAATAGTAGAAGCAATGATCCCACCGCCATTAGTGGAGAAAATTTTTCAAACCTTAGAATCAGTTACCGCTCATTGGCCACATGAGTGGAAAACGCTTCAAGATAAGGCAGGGGTTGAAAATCATCAACAGTTGCAACAAGTTTCTTTAGAAGTTTGCGATCACCTGGCTCAAGATGTCCAACATAAAGCCATTGCTCAAGCGGCCGTGACAGGAGGATTATCTGGATTGTTGGGCGGGATCGCTGTAGAAGTTGATATTCCTTTATTTCTGCTATTGATGTGGCAAACGATTTATAAAATTGGTTTGTGTTATGGCTATACTCCCGATACAGAAGAAGATAAGCAATTTGCTTGGGCTATTATTGAATTAGCTATCGCTGACACCCCAAAGGAGCGCAAAAATACGTTTAAATACTGGTTTAAGCTTCATCAAATTCTCTACCCGCAAATTATTGAAGATTTGGTTGAGGAGTCCGCCGAAGCTCAAACAACGAAAGTTATCTCCTCACAGTTAATTAAACAATTGATTACTTATCAAATTGAAAGCGAAAGCGGCGAAGGAATTCCGGTTCTAGGTTGCCTGTTTGGTGCATCAGCAGAAGCGTCTTTAATTAAGGCTGTTAGTCGGGCAGCTTATCGCACTTTTCAAACGAGATGGTTAATTGATCATCAAAAGTTGAAATTATGTTTTGAGGGGAATTCAATTTGA
- a CDS encoding 2TM domain-containing protein, with the protein MPPRWPRKPDRKDPDFRRLDDRMNFAVHVMVFLAFNSGLWFFHIIKYPNWSWLVQFTGIWAVILLLHLIYIAVIADYSVKTNG; encoded by the coding sequence ATGCCTCCCCGTTGGCCTCGCAAACCTGACCGTAAAGACCCCGATTTTCGTCGTTTAGATGACCGCATGAACTTTGCGGTTCATGTTATGGTATTTCTCGCCTTTAATTCGGGTTTGTGGTTTTTCCATATAATTAAATATCCTAACTGGTCTTGGCTAGTGCAGTTTACAGGGATCTGGGCTGTAATTTTATTGCTGCATTTAATTTATATTGCAGTGATCGCTGATTATTCGGTAAAAACCAATGGCTAA
- a CDS encoding amino acid ABC transporter ATP-binding protein, which produces MSQIQDQTEGPIIIAEEVEKWYDNGFYALRKASLTVHKQEVVVIMGPSGSGKSTFIRTFNALEPYQKGRIIIDGIKLSHDLRNIETIRREVGMVFQQFNLFPHLTVLNNVSLAPIWVRRWPKQKAETVAMQLLEKVGILEQAHKYPGQLSGGQQQRVAIARALAMQPKIMLFDEPTSALDPEMVREVLDTMRSLAQEGMTMVCVTHEVGFAREVSDRVVFMDEGTVVEIATPDEFFNHPKEERTQKFLSQIL; this is translated from the coding sequence ATGAGCCAAATTCAAGACCAGACAGAAGGCCCCATCATCATCGCTGAAGAAGTGGAAAAATGGTATGACAATGGCTTTTATGCTTTACGAAAAGCCAGCTTAACCGTACACAAACAAGAAGTCGTGGTGATTATGGGCCCATCAGGCTCAGGAAAATCTACGTTTATTCGCACCTTTAACGCCTTGGAACCTTATCAAAAAGGTAGGATTATTATTGATGGCATTAAACTTTCCCATGATCTCAGAAATATTGAAACCATCCGCCGAGAAGTGGGGATGGTGTTTCAACAGTTTAATCTGTTTCCTCATTTGACGGTTTTGAATAATGTTTCCCTCGCTCCCATTTGGGTAAGGCGTTGGCCAAAACAGAAAGCCGAAACCGTTGCTATGCAATTATTAGAAAAAGTCGGAATTTTGGAACAAGCTCATAAATACCCCGGTCAACTATCTGGAGGACAACAGCAACGGGTTGCCATTGCTCGTGCTTTAGCCATGCAACCTAAGATTATGCTGTTTGATGAACCGACCTCTGCATTAGATCCAGAAATGGTGAGGGAAGTATTGGATACTATGCGGAGTTTGGCACAGGAAGGAATGACAATGGTTTGTGTGACTCATGAGGTGGGGTTTGCTAGAGAAGTGAGTGATAGAGTTGTGTTTATGGATGAGGGGACAGTGGTAGAAATTGCCACGCCCGACGAGTTTTTTAATCATCCTAAAGAAGAACGCACTCAAAAGTTTCTTTCTCAAATTTTGTAG
- a CDS encoding GGDEF domain-containing response regulator yields the protein MNEKTAQSKGDILIVDDIPENLEILFKSLRDQGYEVRRVLSGKQALMVVKAEPPELILLDVKMPNMDGYEVCQKLKANSETAEIPVIFLSALNEVFDKVKAFTVGGVDYITKPFHLEEVLSRIETQLTLQRQKALLQEEIEQRQKAEEALKKINQKLVEEIQVRKKAEAELQALNEVLKRLATLDGLTQIANRLQFDYYLKQEWKRAQREQVPLSLIMSDIDYFKDYNDCYGHLVGDDCLKLVAETINKTVWRPGDLAARYGGEEFAVILPNTDVQGAMLVAERMCWEIRHLKIPHAHSRVSEYVTLSLGVAGIIPRPGLSSKTILDAADHALYQAKAQGRDRIILFNFDEQKEL from the coding sequence ATGAATGAAAAAACGGCTCAATCTAAAGGTGATATTTTAATTGTAGATGATATCCCTGAAAACTTGGAAATTCTTTTTAAAAGCTTACGAGATCAAGGTTATGAAGTTCGTCGTGTTCTCAGTGGGAAACAGGCTTTAATGGTAGTGAAAGCTGAACCCCCAGAATTAATTCTTCTCGATGTCAAAATGCCTAATATGGACGGCTATGAAGTGTGTCAAAAGCTAAAAGCTAACTCAGAAACGGCTGAAATTCCTGTAATTTTTTTGAGTGCCCTAAATGAAGTTTTTGATAAGGTAAAAGCGTTTACTGTCGGAGGGGTAGACTATATTACAAAACCCTTTCATTTAGAAGAAGTTTTATCTAGAATTGAAACCCAGTTAACGCTTCAACGACAAAAAGCTCTTCTTCAAGAAGAAATTGAGCAACGACAAAAAGCTGAAGAAGCTTTGAAAAAAATTAATCAAAAACTGGTAGAGGAGATTCAAGTCCGCAAAAAAGCTGAAGCTGAACTACAAGCTTTAAATGAAGTCTTAAAACGCCTTGCTACTCTAGATGGATTAACTCAAATCGCTAACCGTCTTCAGTTTGATTACTATCTTAAACAAGAATGGAAACGAGCGCAGCGCGAACAAGTGCCGTTGTCTTTGATTATGAGCGATATCGATTATTTTAAAGATTACAATGATTGCTATGGTCATTTAGTAGGAGATGATTGTTTAAAACTCGTTGCTGAAACGATCAATAAAACGGTTTGGCGGCCAGGGGATTTAGCGGCTCGTTACGGTGGCGAGGAATTTGCTGTCATTTTGCCGAATACCGATGTTCAAGGAGCAATGTTAGTTGCCGAGAGAATGTGTTGGGAAATTCGTCATCTCAAGATTCCTCATGCTCATTCCCGCGTCAGTGAATATGTTACCCTAAGTTTAGGAGTTGCAGGTATTATTCCTCGTCCAGGACTATCTTCGAAAACTATCCTCGATGCGGCTGATCATGCCCTCTATCAAGCTAAAGCTCAAGGGCGGGATCGCATTATTCTCTTTAATTTTGATGAGCAGAAAGAACTTTGA
- a CDS encoding PAP/fibrillin family protein: MNNRLALKEKLLYTLEQIKSQRLGKTDAPLTNVKLEEKLAREIEGLTTALEALNPNLYPILYALPLLNGAWQLEYSTAREIRSLAKLPYGLQVGKVYQVIDLATNSFFNQAFVTHRLGLLSGYVRVTATFEVAKSDSSVLPDRRINVFFQKRFLAIEQVAGFDTPQLNPFKVVDARNPTGRIPFLEITYLDESLRIGRGGEGSLFILTKA; this comes from the coding sequence TTGAACAATCGACTCGCCCTTAAAGAAAAACTCCTGTATACTCTTGAGCAAATTAAAAGTCAACGTCTGGGAAAAACCGATGCTCCTCTGACCAATGTCAAACTCGAGGAAAAATTAGCCCGAGAAATTGAAGGCTTGACGACGGCTCTAGAAGCGCTTAATCCTAATTTATATCCGATCTTATATGCTCTGCCCCTGCTCAATGGCGCTTGGCAATTAGAATATTCCACCGCCCGAGAAATCCGTTCTTTAGCGAAACTCCCCTATGGGTTACAGGTGGGAAAAGTCTATCAAGTGATCGATCTAGCTACGAATTCTTTTTTTAACCAAGCTTTTGTCACTCACCGTCTCGGGTTACTCTCAGGATATGTACGAGTTACGGCGACTTTTGAAGTGGCTAAATCCGATTCATCTGTTCTACCGGACCGACGAATTAATGTCTTTTTTCAAAAGCGGTTTTTAGCTATTGAACAAGTTGCCGGATTTGACACCCCTCAACTGAACCCTTTTAAAGTGGTTGATGCTCGCAACCCCACTGGCCGAATTCCTTTTTTAGAGATTACTTATTTAGATGAATCTTTACGAATTGGACGGGGTGGCGAGGGCAGTTTGTTTATTTTGACCAAAGCTTAA